A stretch of Imperialibacter roseus DNA encodes these proteins:
- a CDS encoding mandelate racemase/muconate lactonizing enzyme family protein encodes MKSILQKLISENKQQEQHEAAAIQEEIDNPTTSDNRRDFLKKTAMGGIALTGIMGMTFEDSVAQTTSKVRKASNPSDLKITDMRYVTLDNGTSYTNARNVVIRIDTNQGIYGLGELRDGADPRYGLFLKSRILGLNPCNVEMIFKVIKQFGGHGRKAGGVSGVEMALWDLVGKAYDVPVWQLLGGKYRENVRLYAYVPAHNSKNMDIEKFKADCKVRMVDQGFTWLKMHPGIHVYSDVPGTVVNSNYIPGFNDDNLDNYLSYQNTRHAFTGVQITDKGLDLLSNYVGMIRDVVGYDIPLSADHFGHFDVNNCIRVANALEPYRLASLEDFVPWDNTEQLKHITDSINSPTITGEDIFGKEEFRKLCDVHAVDIVHPDMGTSGGILETKKIGDYAEETDVAMKMHFAGTPISFMANVHCAAATQNFMALELPVQCVDNPWWPQLVKMVGKKPLYTKGFAHVPTDAPGLGVELNEDELKKHLHAEDNSYFRPTPEWDAKRSHDRLWS; translated from the coding sequence ATGAAGAGTATCTTACAAAAGCTGATCAGCGAAAACAAGCAGCAGGAACAACATGAGGCTGCTGCCATTCAGGAAGAGATCGATAATCCCACCACATCGGATAACCGCAGAGACTTTCTTAAGAAAACGGCCATGGGTGGCATTGCACTGACAGGCATCATGGGCATGACATTCGAAGACTCGGTAGCACAAACCACTTCAAAGGTCAGAAAGGCATCAAATCCATCCGATCTTAAAATAACGGACATGCGCTACGTGACCCTGGACAATGGCACCTCCTATACCAATGCCCGCAATGTGGTGATCCGCATCGATACTAACCAGGGCATCTACGGTTTGGGTGAGCTAAGAGATGGCGCTGACCCCCGCTATGGCCTGTTTCTTAAAAGCCGGATCCTGGGCCTTAACCCCTGCAACGTAGAAATGATCTTTAAAGTGATCAAACAATTTGGTGGTCATGGCCGCAAAGCTGGCGGTGTAAGCGGCGTGGAAATGGCGCTGTGGGACCTGGTGGGCAAAGCATATGATGTGCCCGTATGGCAACTCCTGGGCGGAAAATACCGGGAGAATGTGAGGCTCTATGCCTACGTGCCTGCTCACAACAGCAAAAATATGGACATAGAGAAGTTCAAAGCCGACTGCAAAGTGCGCATGGTGGATCAGGGCTTCACATGGCTCAAGATGCATCCGGGCATCCATGTGTACAGCGACGTACCAGGCACCGTGGTTAACAGCAATTACATCCCCGGCTTCAACGACGACAACCTGGACAATTACCTTTCTTATCAAAACACCAGACATGCCTTTACCGGCGTGCAAATTACCGACAAGGGGTTGGATTTGCTCTCCAACTATGTAGGCATGATCCGGGACGTGGTGGGCTATGATATTCCCCTTTCTGCCGACCACTTCGGACACTTTGATGTAAACAACTGCATCAGGGTGGCCAATGCATTGGAACCTTACAGGCTGGCTTCTTTGGAAGACTTTGTGCCATGGGACAACACCGAGCAGCTAAAGCACATCACTGATTCGATCAACTCGCCAACCATTACAGGTGAGGATATTTTTGGAAAAGAGGAATTCAGAAAGCTTTGCGATGTGCATGCGGTCGACATTGTGCACCCTGATATGGGTACTTCAGGTGGGATATTGGAGACCAAAAAAATTGGAGACTACGCAGAAGAAACTGACGTGGCTATGAAGATGCACTTCGCAGGCACTCCCATTTCGTTTATGGCCAATGTGCATTGTGCCGCAGCTACGCAAAACTTTATGGCACTTGAGCTACCCGTTCAGTGTGTGGACAATCCCTGGTGGCCTCAGTTGGTGAAAATGGTCGGCAAAAAACCGCTATACACCAAAGGCTTTGCACATGTGCCCACCGATGCACCAGGCCTGGGAGTAGAGCTAAATGAAGATGAGCTTAAAAAGCATCTTCATGCGGAAGATAATAGCTATTTCAGACCTACGCCGGAATGGGACGCCAAGCGATCGCACGACAGGCTGTGGAGCTGA
- a CDS encoding four-carbon acid sugar kinase family protein — protein MYENVNEKFNQLPPDYPEDLLPAIQKEFLESEKTIVVLDDDPTGTQTCYDVMVLTSWEVALITAELRQQPSILYILTNSRSLPEAEAIHLALEIGRNLKEAAKESQREVVVVSRSDSTLRGHFPAEVDAVAKALGFQGAVTVLVPAFIEGARYTIDDVHYLVENEELVPVSDTPFAKDVSFGYQHANLKEWVEEKTRGLIKASEVNSVSIEDLRAGGPKVVAEKLEACANGSVCIMNAASYRDLEVGVLGLIMAERSGKKFLYRTSATFVPTRAGMVSGKLYVPQKEDTASSHGSLVMVGSHVPKTTAQLAYLLKQGRHQKLEIDVSQLLQSQDLSGEASAISAQVDAWLAAGEDVVVHTSRRLETGADAESSLKINALVSSFLVAIVRGTSVRPKFIVAKGGITSSDLASKGLLVQKATVLGPVIPGVPVWKLHQESKFPGLIYVVFPGNVGDDKALTLVCEKFGAG, from the coding sequence ATGTACGAGAACGTAAACGAAAAATTCAATCAGTTGCCTCCTGATTATCCCGAAGACCTCCTGCCAGCCATACAAAAGGAGTTCCTGGAAAGTGAAAAGACCATTGTGGTACTTGATGATGACCCGACTGGCACACAGACATGCTACGATGTGATGGTGCTTACCAGTTGGGAGGTAGCCCTGATTACTGCCGAACTCCGACAGCAACCCTCCATTCTCTACATCCTCACCAATTCAAGGAGCCTGCCGGAGGCAGAGGCTATTCACCTGGCACTTGAAATAGGGCGGAACCTTAAAGAGGCGGCAAAAGAAAGTCAGAGAGAAGTGGTGGTGGTGAGCCGAAGCGACTCCACTTTAAGAGGCCACTTTCCTGCGGAGGTAGACGCCGTAGCCAAGGCCCTTGGTTTTCAGGGAGCAGTCACTGTGCTGGTGCCAGCTTTCATTGAGGGAGCCAGGTATACGATTGATGATGTGCATTACCTCGTTGAAAATGAGGAGCTGGTGCCTGTGTCTGACACACCTTTTGCTAAAGATGTGTCGTTTGGCTACCAGCACGCCAACCTGAAGGAGTGGGTGGAAGAAAAAACCAGGGGACTGATCAAAGCATCGGAAGTTAACTCGGTGTCCATCGAAGACTTGCGGGCAGGCGGCCCTAAAGTAGTAGCAGAGAAACTGGAAGCCTGCGCTAATGGATCAGTGTGCATCATGAACGCTGCCAGCTACCGTGACCTGGAGGTAGGAGTGCTGGGATTGATCATGGCCGAAAGGTCAGGTAAGAAATTTCTGTACCGCACCTCTGCCACCTTTGTGCCCACCAGGGCGGGCATGGTATCAGGTAAACTTTATGTCCCGCAAAAAGAGGATACAGCGTCGTCTCACGGTTCGCTTGTGATGGTAGGCTCTCATGTGCCGAAAACCACCGCCCAGCTAGCTTATCTGCTCAAGCAGGGCAGGCACCAAAAACTGGAGATAGATGTAAGTCAGCTGCTTCAGTCGCAAGACTTAAGTGGCGAGGCAAGCGCCATTAGTGCACAGGTGGATGCCTGGCTGGCTGCTGGGGAGGATGTGGTGGTTCATACCAGTCGCCGACTGGAAACTGGGGCAGACGCAGAGAGCAGCCTGAAAATCAATGCCCTGGTGTCCAGCTTCCTTGTCGCCATTGTGCGGGGAACTTCTGTCCGTCCAAAGTTTATTGTTGCCAAAGGCGGTATCACGTCAAGCGACCTGGCCTCGAAAGGGCTTTTGGTTCAAAAAGCAACTGTGCTAGGGCCGGTCATTCCCGGAGTGCCGGTATGGAAGCTACACCAAGAAAGCAAGTTTCCCGGCCTGATTTACGTTGTGTTTCCCGGCAATGTAGGCGATGATAAGGCGCTGACACTGGTATGTGAAAAGTTTGGTGCTGGGTAG
- the rlmF gene encoding 23S rRNA (adenine(1618)-N(6))-methyltransferase RlmF, whose protein sequence is MPDKKKKLPNAADRVGQRVEKTKLHPRNKHRQRYDFKQLSQSTPHLAPFVRLNNYGDESIDFFNPEAVKALNKALLKHYYNIRDWDIPKGYLCPPIPGRADYIHYMADLLASSHALSQRGKPPTGSEIKCLDIGVGANCVYPIIGHAEYGWSFVGADIEPVAITSANKIIEANPQLKGKVELRLQSNSKNIFVGIIQKDERFDLTICNPPFHASFAEAQSGTIRKLRNLKQKKVTKPILNFGGQSNELWCVGGEEGFIRNMAFQSKQFASHCFWFSTLVSKSSNLDGVYEALKKAQASDVKTIPMGQGNKTSRIVSWTFLTKEQREEWMRTRWESHDKTLGKNDKSSS, encoded by the coding sequence ATGCCAGATAAGAAAAAGAAACTTCCCAATGCAGCGGATCGGGTTGGCCAAAGGGTAGAAAAAACCAAATTACACCCACGCAACAAGCATCGGCAGCGCTACGACTTCAAGCAGCTTAGTCAGAGCACTCCACACCTGGCACCATTTGTTAGGTTGAATAACTACGGCGACGAATCAATTGACTTCTTCAACCCAGAAGCGGTCAAAGCGCTGAACAAAGCGCTTTTAAAACACTATTATAATATTAGAGACTGGGACATCCCAAAAGGTTATTTGTGTCCACCCATTCCCGGAAGAGCTGACTATATCCATTATATGGCAGACCTATTGGCCTCCTCACATGCCTTGTCACAACGGGGAAAGCCTCCAACTGGCAGCGAAATAAAATGCCTGGATATCGGCGTAGGTGCCAATTGCGTTTACCCCATCATAGGGCATGCGGAGTATGGCTGGTCTTTTGTAGGCGCCGATATCGAACCTGTGGCTATCACATCTGCCAACAAAATAATTGAAGCGAATCCCCAATTAAAAGGGAAGGTTGAACTGAGGTTGCAGTCAAATTCCAAAAACATATTCGTCGGCATTATTCAAAAGGATGAACGCTTCGACCTAACGATTTGCAACCCACCATTTCATGCGTCTTTTGCTGAAGCCCAATCCGGGACAATACGAAAGCTGAGAAATCTAAAGCAAAAGAAAGTTACCAAGCCCATTTTGAACTTTGGGGGCCAAAGCAATGAACTGTGGTGTGTCGGAGGGGAAGAAGGGTTTATCAGGAATATGGCCTTCCAAAGTAAACAGTTCGCCTCTCATTGCTTTTGGTTTTCAACCCTCGTGTCGAAGTCATCGAATCTTGACGGCGTCTACGAAGCCCTAAAGAAAGCGCAAGCTTCTGACGTAAAAACAATTCCCATGGGGCAGGGAAATAAAACCAGCCGCATTGTGTCATGGACATTTCTTACGAAGGAGCAGCGAGAAGAATGGATGAGAACAAGGTGGGAAAGTCATGATAAAACATTGGGCAAAAATGACAAAAGCTCCTCATGA